Genomic window (Festucalex cinctus isolate MCC-2025b chromosome 7, RoL_Fcin_1.0, whole genome shotgun sequence):
TTCacaaatctgacggccgataacgCTCACTGAGCGGCGAATGTTTGCGACTGTAGCGAATTTTCGGTTTTCGTCAGTgtttgtgaaatgccacaaaaGTTTGCATAGATGTTcatagacgtttttttttttttttttttttacttgttgcacAGTTTTTCTTGTCACAAAGAAATGTTGACAacgttcagacaatttttccctgtctgtgaacatcttttgAACCACTTTGCGAACTTTGATGAAACTCCAAAATTCGCTAATTTCGCAAGAATCCAGGCTTAAGAGATCCATTTAAAATgggttaacttcagggaactttttatttatatatgtatttcaaTTTCCGCGTAACTTTATGAGAGAttctgctgacactgggaactccttGCGCTTTTTGTTAGAAACCGAAATATTGAAATCGTCAACGGTTATCAACAACTCATTCTGGATTTAATGAGGGTATGCATTTATGTTTTCTGTCGCCACACAGTCACCCGTCACACGTGGATTATTAATTGTATCCGTTTCAGAGTTACAGATGCTACAAGATAgcgccaaagcactactttttaattagcatttttcccgaccACTAAAATAACTTCAAAGCAGATTTTTGGCAAATCCATGAAAAACTCTTTCGGCCTCTTCTGTACAacagtaaactttttttttttcttgaagttTGCAGATGAAAAATTGATGaattcaatattttattaaatgctCTAATAGTCGCTCCGAAAATGTAACACACACGACAATCATTGTAGCgcaaagacacttttttttttttctctctctctctctcggtgACCGCAGGCGACATTCGCTGTTTCACGGTTGACTTCATAACGTTTTCCCAAGCTTGCCTCGTTCCCCCGCCaagcgtcttcttcttcttcttcttcttcttccacagCGATCCGTTTCCCCCTGCTGCCTCCAGAGGGGAACTGCGCGCTCGCTTCTTCAGTGCAAGTTTTTGCAGGCGTCAAAACGGAAGACAAACAACGGAGGCACCTTTATTCACCGGGGTGCATTCGCAAAGACAAACACCTCTTCATCCCAGGAACATATTTGTCCTGTCGCACcggcgaagaaaaaaaaaatgaagggggaagaagaaaaaaaaaaaaaaaaaaaaaacgagggtgGCACGCGGCGTGATCCATCTCAATTTTCCAAATCTATTAGCTTTCTTTTGTGTGGCCTGCCTCTCCTCCAGCCCGATCTTTAAAAGCGGCGCTTGTTCAACAATTATGATAACTGCGAGCGGGCGAATTAGAGGATCCAACCCATTCATCTCCGGGGGGGCCCCTCCCACACGCCGCCATGACGCGGCTAAATGAAAAATGGACACGCTTTACAAAATATCGATTCCAGCTTTAAACAAAAGGTACAGTCAATATTATTTACTCCTAAATATATCTTTGTTATCTGCGCGGGGGAGTCGGTGGCGCTCGCGCCGCTCGGCCCTCGTAATTGCGGACGTAAAAATGATGGCGCAATTGCGGCGGAATTGACGGTGACAGGTTGGACGGCGCGGCGCGGCGCGGCGTTTTGCTGTGATGTAAATGAAGCAGAGGGCACGTATCAAGTGCTGTCAAATTGGCAGATAACGAGAAAACGCAGGGCAAGTCTTCCCGAGGTAATTCGATGCGCTCAAGTGCCAATCAATCTTCGGATGTTTCCATATCAGCTGTCCAATAAAAACAACTGGGTACATCAtttttcatatcaaaataaaaaaaaataaaaatgaattctgATTAAGATCAAAACTCAGGGAAATTTGGAAAAGGTCAGGAGTGATTCAACAATTACTGGaccaatttatttataatgGGAATTGTTCTAACATCTGTTTGTATTGTGTCCAGAATACATTAGGTCAAATTTTCTATTCCGCCATATTTTGTCCTTCAACTCCTCCTACATTTCTCGAACAATTCAAActattccaacttcaacatgtttcaaCATTATACACTTTGCGggctattatttttctcattcctaACTTTCACCATTTTCCCATAATTCAAAAATTTTCACTCCCAaaatccccattcatttcaaatgaGACATTCACTAACATTCAAactgttcagctcattcaatCTACCTTGAGGTCAATTTTCAGCACTCCTTACATTTTGACAAACCaaaaattccattttttttccccgctaaATATTGCACATGTTTCACCAACAAAATTTCTTAGGGTAGGCAAATGGGTTAGGTTTAACACATATAGGGATCGTATGGGTTCCTATTACAAATTCAAAAATATTCATCTCATTGAATTCACCTGCGAATCAATCTCATATATTTCACTGCAAAATCTTTCAACATTCCTAATAATTCGACATTTTGGAATTTGGAGACCCACAAATTCCCCACCCATTTCCaatgacaaatacaaaattTGGCATCAAATTCACACACAAGCGTATAattaatttacttttatttagtgAGTGTGCAAAAGATAACTTTGAGCTCTACTCATGCATATTAAACATGTTATGTTGATTTTGAGTGagtcctactttttttttttttattatcatccaCCAATGTTTTTGTATGTCAACTGACCAAAGCTTGATTgcttttgcctttttttcccccatcccaTCAGTAGAAAACATCCAAAAGGAGGTAGACACAGCCCTCTACTGGCCCAAACTGTACACTACAGGCATGTTCTTCTCATCTCTCttggaaaaatgtttgttttcaaatagagGTAATAAAAGTTACATTTAAATAGTAAAttcaaattgtgtgtgtgtgtgggggggggggattattgTGTGATCTTACCTTACGGTGCTCATCCCCCAAAATTTGATCGTCTTTCCAGTGCATCAAGATTCTCAAAGTTTCACTCGCTCACCTGCAGAGTAAATATGGATAAGGACGACGTCACGTAGACATAACTAAAAtacagtttaaatgtataatgtactcTAACTGGAGTTCACAGATTATACCCACATAATCAATACACATTATTCACTACAACTAATGGGGGAATTTTATCCCAGCGGCTTCCGTAATTGAAAGCACCTTTTCTGATGTGCACTATACAATAACGACTTGCCTGCAAGCTAGTTTTACTGACTTTTCCAGCCTATTTCGTAAGGATTTAATTCCTcctaaaaatcacaatacataGGGATAATCGCTTTCACAGTTGTACATACACTAAAGGGGAGCCAAACACAGTGAACATACATACCAAAGACATGGTAGACATTGTCGTATTTGCATTTTGTAGCTTCCCCGGGTCAAAGGCCCGACCTtttaaacaacaaactttttaaaaatgtataatttttatACGTTAGAATTTGACAAAGTGTGACTCGTTTGCCCAAACTCACATGCCCGAGTTAGAATGGACTGGCTACCGATATTAAATTTAGGTTCGCTTGTTTTCTACGGTGCAGCACTTCTGCCATTGACGCTGCTTCTAACATGGTAAGGTGGGAAGTGTACCCGCCCCACCGGAATACCCATAATAAGGATTGAACGCTCCCGAAGATCAACGCAATCTGTGAACCTGTGTGCACCGATTTCATTTCGAGTGTGCTTGTTTCGTCGCACGACGCCGCGCTTCTATTCCCAGGCGGAGCTTCAACTTCTTCCCATCAGGTCGTAAGTGTATCCGCCCCGCTGGAATACACTTAAAATTAAGCGAGCGCATTTGTGGAGGCCATGTTACGTTGCCATTCTCGAAGGCCGCTCCGTGTTCACGTTACTTTCTGATGCCGTGGCGACAATTCCACCGTCTGACATATAGTTAACTTGTGCCAAAAAGTCTGAGAGAAGCACtacatgtacattttattggtttatttCATTGTTACGTAATCTTCATAAAACTGCGAGTACGAAACTTTGCTGACGTTTCATCCTCAGGTAAACGTAACATACGGAGCACTTCCGCCCCccgaacacacacacagaccatCATATTTAACGTGAAATAattacgcacacacatacatgttCATGCACTGGTCATATAATTTATTACGTTTTTACATGTAGTACAACACAGATGAGTAACGATGGATCAATCATGTACGCCACTTTGTATTATTagtgtttttgaaaataaaaacaaaaagggaaCATTTATACGTCCTACCAAGcttgcttaaaaacaaaaacataagagCATGAGATTGTGCGTCAAATTCCAAGCCATGTttataaatacagtggaacctctaaagtctatttttgaaaatttgCCTTTTGGATTAATAAATTAATCTTATTCCCACCAAAAACTTGCACAGTCCGAGGTCAACTCTAAAAGATTCAACTGTTTCACTTGTTCTTTTgctttctttgtatttttgtgtggGTGTGGCCATGACAGAAGTGAAGAGGAAAATAAAAGATGCTAAATCAAACAACGGGAAATGGAACAACGTCGAAACATGTCTATGTCCTGGCTGCTCAGAACAATATGGTGAAAAGCCACCAGAATGTCAGCCATCAATTAATAACAAAAGAACGATAAATACAtcttcaagtcttttttttttgacaatatgagcGGTGTCCCTTTTATCGCTGAACCCCACttcagaggttccactgtatttttgTGCGGAAAAAGTCCCACTGAAAACCGTCGCTACGTACCCGGTCGCTAAGCTAGCGACACTTGGCGACGTGCCCGGAGAGGTGGTGCGAGCGCGCGAACCTGCGCAGGCAGTTGGGGCACGCAAACGGCTTCTCGCCGGTGTGCGTCAGCATGTGCGTCTTCAGGTGGCCCGACAGGCGGAAGCTCTTGCCGCACTCCTGGCAAACGTACGGCCGCAGGTTGGTGTGGCTGCGCCGGTGCTTGCCCAGGTCGCCCGACGACGTGTAGCGGCGCTGGCACTCGGGGCACTCGAACGGCTTCTCGCCGGAGTGCGTGCGCCGGTGCTTGACCAGGTCGCCCGACTGCGTGAAGCTCTTGTCGCACTGCTCGCACTTGTACGGCCGCTCGCCCGTGTGCGTGCGCTGGTGGTTGCGCAGGTGCGCCAGGCGGATGAAGCGGCTGCCGCACACGGTGCAGTGGTACGGCCGCTCGCCCGTGTGCGTGCGCAGGTGGATCTTGAGCGCGCCCACGTCGCTGATCTTCAGGCCGCAGTCGCCGCACTGGTGCGTCTTCTCGCCGCCGTGCAGCTTGCTGTGCACGCGCAGGTTCTTGCGCGTGTTGAAGCGCTTGGCGCACACGGCGCAGCCGAAGGGCTTCTCGCCCGAGTGCGTGCGCAGGTGCAGCTTCAGGCTGGCCTTGAGCCCGAACTCCTTGCCGCACTGGCCGCACGAGAACTCCTTGTGGGCCGAGTGCGTGGTGAGGTGGCACTTGAGCTGGTGGCCCCGCTGGAAGGCCTTGCCGCACACTTTGCACTGGTGCGGCTTCTCGCCCGTGTGGATGAGGGCGTGCTGGCGCCAGCTGCTGCGCTCGGCGAAGCGCCGCCCGCAGTCCTTGCAGACGAAGGGCCGGTCGcccgtgtgcgtgcgcatgtggTCCTCCAGGCTCTGCGGCGTGCGCAGCGTCTTGCCGCAGCGCCCGCACTGCACGCCCACGTCCAGGCAGACGGGCTCCGACTCGGAGCCGGCGGGGCCCGGCGGCGCGTGGCACCGGTGGGGGCCCTGGCCCCAGGTGCTCTTGAAGTTCTTGCCGCAGTCGGCGCAGCACAGGTGCCCGCCCCGGATGACCACCGACATGCTGTGCCAGCGCTGGCAGTGGTTCTTCAGGTTCTTCAGGTACTGGAAGCTGCGCGCGCACGTCGGGCACGGGTGGAGCCGGCGGGGCGGGGCCGAGGGGTGGGACTCTTTGATGTGGACCCGCAGGTAGACTTTGGAGGTGAAGGTGCTGCCGCAGGTGGCGCAGGCGTGCTCGGGGAGGAGGTTCTGCTCGCGGTCCGAGAGGCATTTCTTCAGCTCGGCCAGGTACTCCTTCTGGTGCACCCACTTGACGTGCTTCTCCAGGAAGTCCAGGTTGGTGAACGAGACGTCGCAGTGAGGACACGGGAAGAACTCAGAGGACAACTCTGACGTGAAAGaggaaaaaattattaaaatactttttcatagtttggttgATCGTGTGACTTCTACTCAGGtgtgaccaaggttattttcgtTAActtaaactaacgaaaaaacaaacaaacaaattcagaaaaacacaattttgttaacaaaataaaataaaaacaaaactgcattttatatttacaaaactaactaaaactataattatagcaaaaatgtccttccttttaatctttggtaattacCGTAATTTAAtggatgagcctttggggatgattttaaatgtaattttaagtagatttattttgatatgaaccggaaaaaggacgtttgaaaatatgtcacacagaagtgacgtcatctagcagcagccaatagaaaaacaccttcagatggcGTCActcacatgatttaaaaaaaaaaacaagtaaatctaaaactaaataaaaaaataaaaacactcaaaacaaaatcaaaataaactaaaatgaaaaattctataataaccctgggtgTAACTTGTATTAAAAATtagtaaggatgtaacgatatccatacgtcgcaatacgatatcacgatatgaacctcacgatacaataattatcacgatatggggAGGACGATGGTgatattaaaaaaggtcacaatattggggaaaaacaaaacaaaacatattcctccaaatattgactcgattcacaagcatattacattcaccttcatctgacgattagcgtggattttaaacatagaagggccaaaacatgccttgtgaaaattaaactgcaaaaaaaaaaaaaaactagccaccagagggtgctagaactgcacaaatggaaatcaacttcacatttttaacagatgtactgcttttaatattgtgacacgacgacgatattgtggcatttttaatatcacgatattgccgttattgttatATCCCTAAAAAAATAGAGCTTTGACTTGCAACTAAAATCCCCGTTCGTCCCCAATCGTGTTGACtttccaagaagaagaagaagaaggagaagggaAGATGAAATggtagaagaaaaagaagcggaagaaagaaaaaggagaaaCTGGAAAAATGAGGAGGAAgataaaaaatgaaagaagaacataaggaggaggaggaaactgaaagaagaaaaagtaggaggaagaagaagaagaagaaggagaaatgGCAAAAGAAATGGAAGAAAAGTTTAaacggaagaagaagaaagtgaagatgaggaagataaagaagaaaaaaggggAGGAAGAAGCTTAAGAAACAGAGACAGATGTGTGGAAGAAATGGAATGGAagaaaaaatgaagaagaagaacaattaAGAGGTGAGCAGAGGAATTTTGAACCAACTAGAGACATTGGAGTCTCGATTGGCTAACTCCAAAGATTTGAGAAAGACGTAGAATGTTGTTTTTCAAGAAAGGGCTTTTCCTGTGCCAGCtgccgattttttttatttattttttttgtcacgtcAGGCTCCTCAATTTATCTGCCAGAAAAGGGACACTCCCTGACATTTATTATGCAAATTGTTTTCGCTGTCAAGGCTGTTGTAGCGACACAATCCAAATACAATATCATCAATGTTAAATCAATGGGTGATGAATCAAATGACCAtacaaaaatacacattgacatgaaaaaaaaaaaaaagtcatcagctTGGTTCCATTTCCTTTACCTGTGCCATCCTGATCCTCGTCTCCCTCATCCTCCATCTGGTCTCCATCTTGTGACTCCTCGGCCTcaggttcttcttcttcttcgtcgtcgtcgtcctcctcctcctcctgctcctctttGACGACGTCCTCCTCCTTGACAACCGCCTCGTACTCGCACGATTCGTCCCGGAGGTCCGAGTCGGGCTCATCTTTGAAAGGACGCGGGGCCTCGTCGATGTCCAGGTAGTGCGGCTCGTCCTTGATTCGGATGTCGAGGTCGTGTCCATCCTCGCAATCTTCCCGCGGGTCGTCCTCGGTCCCGTCACGTGACCACTCGTCCTCAATCTTGACCGTG
Coding sequences:
- the LOC144022823 gene encoding uncharacterized protein LOC144022823; amino-acid sequence: MKVESDQKATADDSAVVTVKIEDEWSRDGTEDDPREDCEDGHDLDIRIKDEPHYLDIDEAPRPFKDEPDSDLRDESCEYEAVVKEEDVVKEEQEEEEDDDDEEEEEPEAEESQDGDQMEDEGDEDQDGTELSSEFFPCPHCDVSFTNLDFLEKHVKWVHQKEYLAELKKCLSDREQNLLPEHACATCGSTFTSKVYLRVHIKESHPSAPPRRLHPCPTCARSFQYLKNLKNHCQRWHSMSVVIRGGHLCCADCGKNFKSTWGQGPHRCHAPPGPAGSESEPVCLDVGVQCGRCGKTLRTPQSLEDHMRTHTGDRPFVCKDCGRRFAERSSWRQHALIHTGEKPHQCKVCGKAFQRGHQLKCHLTTHSAHKEFSCGQCGKEFGLKASLKLHLRTHSGEKPFGCAVCAKRFNTRKNLRVHSKLHGGEKTHQCGDCGLKISDVGALKIHLRTHTGERPYHCTVCGSRFIRLAHLRNHQRTHTGERPYKCEQCDKSFTQSGDLVKHRRTHSGEKPFECPECQRRYTSSGDLGKHRRSHTNLRPYVCQECGKSFRLSGHLKTHMLTHTGEKPFACPNCLRRFARSHHLSGHVAKCR